The following are encoded together in the Mycolicibacterium arabiense genome:
- a CDS encoding substrate-binding domain-containing protein, whose protein sequence is MGRHSIPHPDDSDQQPGADGPVDRSDDFAQTGYGADDFDRPDPDRPRYGDPVDDGPDYRDDGYWQSEREAGSDDAYGRSDDAAGEFDDATADESPTRAFASRPPSTGPAHGGDWDGGEWTGSHRAVTAKRRGVSVGVIVALVTVVVVVAGVIMWRFFGDALSNRSEVSAARCVEGEVAVAVIADASVAEQVQTVADQYNETAAPVGDKCVKVGVRPADSDQVVGGFTGQWPGELGERPALWIPASSMSEARLETAAGAATVSDSRSLVTSPVLLAVRPELKTALAEQNWAALPGLQSNATALDGLDLPGWGALRLALPRSGDADATYLASEAVAVAAAPRGAPPTAGASAINTLLAGQPELADDKTSTALDALLAGSDPAASAVHAVAVTEQQLFQRGASLSDAKDKLAGWLPSGAAAIADYPTVLMSGDWLAQEQVSAASEFARFLRKPEALAEFAKAGFRAEGAETPTSDVVDFGELGAPLATGDNATRATLAEAVASPAQSPAVTIMLDQSMSADEGGRSRLANVTAALEERVRALPPTAALGLWTFDGVAGRSEVPLGPLSDQVGGQPRSTVLADNLRGQSASNGGAVSFTTMRLVFNEAMANYREGQPNSILVITSGPHTDQSLDGAGLQDFVRGAFQQGRPVAVDVVDFGADPDRATWEAVSQITGGTYTNLNASTGPELASALTGALG, encoded by the coding sequence ATGGGCAGGCACAGCATTCCCCACCCCGACGACTCGGATCAGCAGCCCGGGGCCGACGGTCCCGTCGACCGGTCTGACGACTTCGCCCAAACCGGTTACGGCGCAGACGATTTCGACCGGCCGGACCCTGACCGTCCGCGATATGGCGACCCGGTCGACGACGGACCCGACTACCGGGACGACGGGTACTGGCAATCCGAGCGCGAGGCCGGCTCCGACGATGCCTACGGCAGGTCGGACGACGCAGCAGGCGAGTTCGACGACGCCACAGCCGACGAGTCGCCGACCCGCGCATTCGCATCCCGACCGCCGTCGACCGGCCCCGCGCACGGCGGCGACTGGGACGGCGGCGAGTGGACCGGAAGCCACCGCGCGGTCACGGCCAAGCGGCGCGGCGTCAGCGTCGGCGTGATCGTCGCGCTGGTGACCGTCGTGGTGGTCGTCGCCGGAGTCATCATGTGGCGCTTCTTCGGTGACGCCCTGTCCAACCGGTCGGAGGTGTCGGCCGCCCGCTGCGTGGAGGGCGAGGTCGCCGTCGCGGTCATCGCCGACGCGTCCGTCGCCGAGCAGGTGCAGACCGTCGCCGACCAGTACAACGAGACGGCCGCGCCGGTGGGCGACAAGTGCGTGAAGGTCGGCGTCCGTCCCGCCGACTCCGACCAGGTGGTCGGCGGCTTCACCGGCCAGTGGCCGGGTGAACTCGGCGAGCGGCCCGCGCTGTGGATCCCGGCGAGTTCGATGTCGGAGGCGCGGCTCGAGACGGCGGCAGGCGCCGCCACGGTCAGCGACAGCCGCTCGCTCGTCACCTCGCCGGTACTGCTGGCCGTGCGTCCCGAGCTGAAGACCGCTCTCGCAGAGCAGAATTGGGCTGCCCTGCCCGGCCTGCAGAGCAACGCCACGGCGCTGGACGGACTCGACCTTCCGGGCTGGGGTGCGCTGCGCCTTGCCCTGCCGAGGTCGGGTGACGCCGACGCCACGTATCTCGCGTCCGAGGCCGTCGCCGTCGCCGCTGCGCCCCGCGGCGCCCCGCCCACCGCGGGTGCGTCGGCGATCAACACGCTGCTGGCAGGCCAACCGGAACTCGCCGACGACAAGACGTCCACGGCGCTCGACGCACTGCTGGCGGGTAGCGACCCGGCAGCCTCGGCCGTGCACGCAGTCGCCGTCACCGAGCAGCAACTGTTCCAGCGGGGTGCCTCCCTCTCCGACGCCAAGGACAAGCTGGCGGGCTGGCTCCCGTCGGGTGCCGCCGCGATCGCCGACTACCCCACCGTGCTGATGTCGGGTGACTGGCTCGCCCAGGAACAGGTCAGTGCGGCCAGCGAATTCGCGCGCTTCCTGCGCAAGCCCGAGGCACTCGCGGAGTTCGCGAAGGCCGGCTTCCGCGCCGAGGGTGCCGAGACGCCCACGAGCGACGTCGTCGACTTCGGTGAGCTGGGCGCTCCGCTGGCCACCGGAGACAACGCAACCCGCGCCACGCTGGCCGAGGCCGTCGCATCGCCCGCCCAGAGCCCGGCCGTGACGATCATGCTCGACCAGTCGATGAGCGCCGACGAGGGCGGCCGCAGCCGTCTCGCCAACGTCACCGCCGCGCTGGAGGAACGCGTCCGGGCACTGCCGCCCACCGCGGCGCTGGGCCTGTGGACGTTCGACGGCGTGGCGGGCCGGTCGGAAGTCCCGCTCGGACCGCTGAGCGACCAGGTCGGCGGACAGCCTCGCTCGACGGTGCTGGCCGACAACCTGCGCGGCCAGAGTGCGTCGAACGGCGGTGCGGTGTCGTTCACGACGATGCGGCTCGTCTTCAACGAGGCGATGGCGAACTACCGCGAGGGACAGCCGAATTCGATCCTGGTGATCACGTCGGGGCCGCACACCGATCAGTCACTCGACGGTGCCGGCCTGCAGGACTTCGTCCGCGGCGCCTTCCAGCAGGGACGGCCGGTCGCGGTGGACGTCGTCGACTTCGGCGCCGACCCGGACCGCGCCACGTGGGAGGCGGTGTCGCAGATCACCGGCGGCACCTACACCAACCTCAACGCCTCCACCGGGCCCGAACTGGCCTCGGCGCTCACCGGCGCCCTGGGCTAG